CGGGCAGGCGGTCAGGTAGCCGAGGCGGGGCGAAAAGGCATAGCGCACGCGGCTCCCGAGTTCGTCGTCCAACCGGCTCATGACCTCCCAGGCCTCGCGGATATCGAGCCCGGGCCGGATGACCTGCATCCGGAGGTGGTCCTCCTCGTTGACCATCACGGCCACGCGCTCGTCGGGCGTGCCGACCAGCCCGCTGCCGCGACCCTTGCCCGCCTGCTCGCGGCTGATCAGGTGCCGCTCGAACAAAATCTGCCGGTCCAACTCGTCCAGCTCCTCCATCCCCAGGGCGTAGGATCCGGCGAGGGTCGGCGCGGCCTGCAGGATAGCCCGCAGGGATTGCCAGATCTTCTCGCACTCCTCCTCGCCCGCCCAGCCGGGGAAGGCCGCCTCCTGCAGGTTTCGCGCCAGCCGGATCCGGCTGCTGACCACGGCGCCGGAGTCCCCGGCGGCCAGCCAGGCGGCCGGGCGGCCGATGAGATCGCCCACATTCACGGGCTCCCCCCGCCGGGCGGCGCGGCCCGCGCGGCCTGGATGAGATCCCGGAGCCGCGCGGCCTCCTCGTAGCGTTCCCCGGCCACGGCCTCTTCCAGCGCCTTCTGCAGCGCGGCCAGGCCGGAGTCGCCGGCCGGGGCCGGCGCGGCCCCGGCCGTTCCGGGGGCCTTGCCGACGTGCTGTTCGCTCCGGTGCATGCCCTTGATCAGCGGGCCGAGCTCGCCGGCGAACGCGTCGTAGCAGTCCGGGCAGCCCAGGCGGCCGGTCTTCTTGAAATCCGAGGGCCGCATGTGGCAGCGCGGGCATGCGTGCTCGCCGGCGGCCGGGCGCTTGCTCTCCGGCTCGATCGCCTTGCCCAGGCCCATCAGCAGGTCGGAGATGGAGACCGGGCCGTGGACGTCGAGCCCCTTCTGCGCGGCGCACTCCTCGCAGAGGTGGACCTTCTTGACGGAATCGTCCACCACCTGCGTCAGGTGCACCGTCGCCTCATGCTGTTTGCAGGATTCGCAGAGCACGGCCGTCCCTCCCGGCGTCAGGCGATCGGGGTTCCCGACCGCTGGGCGTAGGCGTGGAAATGCTTCGCCAGTTTCCGGGTCACGGGTCCCGGCCGGCCGTTTCCGATCACGCGCTGGTCCACGTTCACGACGCTGATGATCTCCGCGGCGGTGCCGGTCAGGAACACCTCGTCGGCGGTGTAGAGGTCGTAGCGCGTCATCACGTTCTCGTTCACGGTCAGCCCGTGCTCGGGCGCGAGTTCCATGACCACGGCGCGGGTGATGCCCTCCAGCGAGCCGCACCACGGGGGCGGCGTGAGCAGCGTCTTGCCGCGCAGCGCGAACACGTTGTCGCCGGACGCCTCGGCCACGTAGCCCTGCGGGTTGAGCATGATGCACTCCATCACGCCGGCGTTCATGGCCTCGATCTTGGCGAGCACGTTGTTGAGGTAGTTCAGGCTCTTGATGCGCGGGTTGACCGCCTCGGCCTGGTTGCGCATCGTGCCCACGGTGATGATGGACAGCCCGGTTTCGTAGAGCTTCTTGGGATAGAGCTGGATCCCGCCCGCGATGATGATCACCTGCGGCTGCTTGCAGTTGAACGGATTGAGGCCCAGCGTGCCCACGCCGCGGGTCACCACGAGCCGGATGTAGCCGTCCCGCACGCCGTTGGCCCTGCAGGTCTTCACCACGGCGCGCGCCAGGGCGTCCTTCGCCATCGGGATGACCAGCGCGATCGCCTTGGCGCTGCGGTACAGGCGGTCGAGGTGCTCGTCGAGCTTGAACACGCGCCCGTTGTACGCGCGGATGCCCTCGAACACGCCGTCGCCGTAGAGCAGCCCGTGGTCGAACACCGACACCATGGCCCGCGACTCGTCCACCAGCCTGCCGTTCAGAAAGATCTTCATAGCCGCCGTTCTCCAATGGCGGGGGACTCTAGCACACCGGCGGGGCTATGCCAAACATCCATCTTTCAGGCGCAGGCGGCGGCCGCAGCGGCCGGCGACGTCCTCGTTGTGCGTCACCAGCACGAGGGTGCGGCCGCGCTCGCGGGTGAGCCCGAAGAGGTGGGCCAGGACCTGGTCCCCCGTCTCGGAATCCAGGTTGCCCGTGGGCTCGTCGGCGAGGATGAGGTCGGGGTCGTTCATCAGGGCGCGGGCCAGCGCGGCGCGCTGCTGCTCGCCGCCGGAGAGTTCCGCCGGCCGGTGCGGCGCGCGGGCGCCGAGCCCGACGCGGTCCAACAGCTCCGCCGCGCGCCGGCGCAGCCGCCCGGCCGCGCGGGCGGCGCCGAACCGGCTCATCGCCGGCAGCATCACGTTCTCCAGCACGTCGAGCTCCGGCAGGAGGTAATAGGACTGGAACACGAAGCCGATCCGCGTCGCCCGGACCTCGCTGCGCGCGTTCTCGGACAGGGCGTAGAGATCCCGCCCCTCCAGCCGCACCGCGCCCCGGTCGGGCCGGTCCAGGCCGCCCAGCAGGTGCAGCAGCGTGCTCTTCCCCGCGCCGCTGGCGCCGGTGACCGCGACCGACTCGCCGGCGCGGACGTCGAGCGAGACGCCGCGCAGGACGGGGATCTCCGTCGCGCCGACGCGGTAGGTCTTGTGCAGGCCCTGCGCGCTCAAAAAGAGGCCGCGGGAGGCGGGGTCATTC
The sequence above is a segment of the Kiritimatiellia bacterium genome. Coding sequences within it:
- a CDS encoding UvrB/UvrC motif-containing protein, translated to MLCESCKQHEATVHLTQVVDDSVKKVHLCEECAAQKGLDVHGPVSISDLLMGLGKAIEPESKRPAAGEHACPRCHMRPSDFKKTGRLGCPDCYDAFAGELGPLIKGMHRSEQHVGKAPGTAGAAPAPAGDSGLAALQKALEEAVAGERYEEAARLRDLIQAARAAPPGGGSP
- the ilvE gene encoding branched-chain-amino-acid transaminase — translated: MKIFLNGRLVDESRAMVSVFDHGLLYGDGVFEGIRAYNGRVFKLDEHLDRLYRSAKAIALVIPMAKDALARAVVKTCRANGVRDGYIRLVVTRGVGTLGLNPFNCKQPQVIIIAGGIQLYPKKLYETGLSIITVGTMRNQAEAVNPRIKSLNYLNNVLAKIEAMNAGVMECIMLNPQGYVAEASGDNVFALRGKTLLTPPPWCGSLEGITRAVVMELAPEHGLTVNENVMTRYDLYTADEVFLTGTAAEIISVVNVDQRVIGNGRPGPVTRKLAKHFHAYAQRSGTPIA
- a CDS encoding ABC transporter ATP-binding protein, yielding MNDPASRGLFLSAQGLHKTYRVGATEIPVLRGVSLDVRAGESVAVTGASGAGKSTLLHLLGGLDRPDRGAVRLEGRDLYALSENARSEVRATRIGFVFQSYYLLPELDVLENVMLPAMSRFGAARAAGRLRRRAAELLDRVGLGARAPHRPAELSGGEQQRAALARALMNDPDLILADEPTGNLDSETGDQVLAHLFGLTRERGRTLVLVTHNEDVAGRCGRRLRLKDGCLA